One Melospiza melodia melodia isolate bMelMel2 chromosome 1, bMelMel2.pri, whole genome shotgun sequence genomic window carries:
- the FBXL2 gene encoding F-box/LRR-repeat protein 2 isoform X2, protein MGAPKSLTVCLLFCSTCYSLSRFCSKLKHLDLTSCVAITNSSLKGLSEGCRNLEHLNLSWCDQITKDGIEALVKGCSGLKALFLRGCTQLEDEALKHIQNHCHELVILNLQSCTQISDEGIVKICRGCHRLQSLCVSGCSNLTDASLTALGLNCPRLKILEAARCSHLTDAGFTLLARNCHELEKMDLEECVLITDSTLIQLSIHCPKLQALSLSHCELITDDGILHLSNSTCGHERLQVLELDNCLLITDVTLEHLENCHNLERIELYDCQQVTRAGIKRIRAHLPHVKVHAYFAPVTPPPSVGGSGQRLCRCCIIL, encoded by the exons ATGGGTGCACCAAAATCACTGACAG TGTGTCTGCTGTTTTGCAGCACGTGTTACAGTCTTAGCAGATTCTGTTCCAAGCTGAAACATCTGGATCTGACGTCCTGCGTAGCCATCACAAACAGCTCTTTAAAAGGCTTAAG TGAGGGTTGCAGAAATCTGGAACATTTGAATCTTTCCTGGTGTGATCAGATTACGAAGGATGGTATTGAAGCACTGGTGAAAGGGTGTAGTGGACTAAAAGCTCTATTTCTTAGAGGTTGCACACAG TTAGAAGATGAAGCATTGAAACACATTCAAAATCACTGTCATGAGCTTGTAATCCTGAATTTGCAATCGTGTACA CAAATTTCAGATGAAGGCATTGTGAAAATCTGTAGAGGATGCCACAGGCTGCAGTCACTCTGTGTTTCAGGCTGTAGCAACCTGACAGATGCTTCTCTCACAGCTCTTGGTCTGAACTGTCCAAGGCTGAA GATTCTGGAAGCTGCAAGATGTTCACATCTCACAGATGCTGGGTTTACCCTTCTGGCACGG AATTGCCATGAGCTGGAGAAGATGGACTTGGAAGAGTGTGTTTTG ATAACTGACAGCACATTGATACAACTTTCCATACACTGTCCCAAGCTTCAAGCATTG AGCTTATCTCACTGTGAACTGATCACTGATGATGGGATTCTTCATCTGAGCAACAGCACGTGTGGGCACGAGCGGCTGCAGGTGCTGGAGCTCGATAACTGTCTCCTCATCACGGACGTGACTCTGGAGCACCTGGAGAACTGCCACAACCTGGAGAGAATCGAGCTGTACGACTGCCAGCAGGTCACACGAGCTGGCATCAAACGGATCAGA GCTCATCTACCTCACGTGAAAGTTCATGCTTACTTTGCTCCAGTGACTCCCCCTCCGTCGGTGGGAGGGAGCGGGCAGCGCCTCTGCAGATGCTGCATCATCCTCTGA